In Rutidosis leptorrhynchoides isolate AG116_Rl617_1_P2 chromosome 2, CSIRO_AGI_Rlap_v1, whole genome shotgun sequence, one genomic interval encodes:
- the LOC139888774 gene encoding phosphoglycerate mutase-like protein 4 gives MANTQSNSDEELSTVDKNITEIIVVRHGQTVWNAAKRIQGHLDIDLNDVGKQQAVAVAERLAKEFKISAMYSSDLKRALETAETIANSCGGLQVIQDPNLRERHFGVLQGVLYSEAHAINRKAYEALRSHGRDVEIPGGGESLNQLYKRCTDSLQTIATKHRGERVVVVTHSGVIRAFHWRVSNEKSDRAEKIVNVSVNVLHLSDSDEWAIKSWGDVSHLNGAGYLDSGFGGETTCD, from the exons ATGGCCAATACTCAATCCAA TAGTGATGAGGAACTGAGTACTGTTGACAAGAATATAACTGAGATTATAGTTGTTCGTCATGGTCAAACCGTGTGGAATGCCGCTAAAAGAATCCAG GGACATTTAGATATTGACCTAAATGATGTTGGAAAGCAGCAAGCAGTTGCA GTGGCTGAAAGATTAGCGAAAGAGTTCAAAATATCTGCCATGTATTCTTCTGACCTAAAACGAGCTCTTGAAACTGCAGAGACTATAGCAAACAGCTGTGGGGGTCTTCAG GTAATTCAAGATCCAAACTTACGAGAAAGACATTTCGGTGTTCTTCAAGGTGTTTTATATAGCGAAGCACACGCAATCAACAGGAAAGCATATGAAGCTCTACGATCTCACGGAAGGGATGTTGAAATTCCA GGTGGTGGCGAAAGTCTGAATCAACTTTATAAACGTTGCACAGATTCATTGCAGACAATTGCCACTAAACACAGAG GGGAGCGGGTGGTGGTGGTGACTCATAGCGGTGTGATCAGAGCCTTTCACTGGCGGGTTTCTAATGAAAAAAGTGATCGAGCAGAAAAGATAGTGAACGTTTCGGTCAATGTACTTCACTTATCGGATTCAGATGAATGGGCCATCAAGTCATGGGGTGATGTCAGCCATCTTAATGGTGCAGGGTACTTAGATTCTGGTTTTGGTGGTGAGACAACTTGTGATTAG